A part of Vicia villosa cultivar HV-30 ecotype Madison, WI unplaced genomic scaffold, Vvil1.0 ctg.000114F_1_1, whole genome shotgun sequence genomic DNA contains:
- the LOC131624368 gene encoding peptidyl serine alpha-galactosyltransferase-like, with translation MKKVLILMLLMMLGIDVTKGARKVSWRVHTLFSVECHNYFDWQTVGLMNSYRKAKQPGPITRLLSCTDEEKKNYKGMHLAPTFEVPSMSRHPKTGDWYPAINKPAGVVHWLKHSKDAINVDWVLILDADMIIRGPILPWELGAEKGKPVAAYYGYLKGCDNILAKLHTKNPELCDKVGGLLAYHISDLRKFAPLWLSKTEEVREDKEHWATNITGDIYGKGWISEMYGYSFGAAEIGLRHKINDNLMLYPGYIPQEGIEPVLLHYGLPFSVGNWSFNKLAHHDDGIVYECNRLFPEPPYPKELLQLELDANRRRGLFISIECINTINEGLVLLHGANGCPKPAWSKYLSFLKSKSFAELTKPKYVTPATLKMMDEQIVKAPVDHDDGKPHPKIHTLFSTECTKYFDWQTVGFMHSFRLSGQPGNVTRLLSCSDEDLRNYKGHDLAPTHYVPSMNRHPLTGDWYPAINKPAAVLHWLNHVKIDAEYIVILDADMILRGPITPWEFKASRGHPVSTPYDYLIGCDNELAKLHTSHPEACDKVGGVIIMHIDDLRKFAMLWLHKTEEVRADRAHYARNITGDIYESGWISEMYGYSFGAAELKLKHTISSEILIYPGYVPALNVKYRVFHYGLRFSVGNWSFDKAEWREVDMVNRCWAKFPDPPDPSTVDQANNENFRRDMLSIECGKTLNEALEIHHKKKCPTADSLLITKGDEKTEESGTSSETGNTDASIVSKTNLVSSTNHSEELASVQKDEIPSSFRFWVVFLWAFSGFGFLVVVYVVFSGHRRGRTRMKHHNRRRRSSNSAFMDISGRDRHGRDVDL, from the exons ATGAAGaaagttttgattttgatgttGTTAATGATGTTGGGTATTGATGTTACAAAAGGGGCAAGGAAGGTGTCTTGGAGGGTACACACACTGTTTTCTGTTGAATGTCATAATTACTTTGATTGGCAAACGGTTGGGCTGATGAATAGTTATAGGAAAGCTAAACAACCTGGGCCTATTACACGTCTTCTTAGTTGTACTGATGAAGAGAAGAAGAATTATAAGGGGATGCATTTGGCTCCTACTTTTGAGGTTCCTTCTATGAGTAGACATCCCAAAACTGGTGATTG GTACCCTGCAATAAACAAACCTGCTGGGGTAGTACACTGGCTTAAACATAGTAAGGATGCAATAAATGTTGATTGGGTTCTCATTCTAGACGCAGATATGATTATCCGTGGCCCAATTTTACCTTGGGAACTTGGTGCCGAGAAAGGAAAACCTGTTGCAGCATATTATGG GTACTTGAAAGGTTGTGACAATATTTTGGCTAAACTGCACACCAAAAACCCGGAGCTGTGTGACAAAGTTGGCGGGCTTTTGGCCTATCATATAAGCGACCTGCGAAAATTCGCCCCGCTGTGGCTTTCCAAAACGGAAGAAGTACGGGAAGATAAGGAACACTGGGCAACAAACATAACCGGAGACATATATGGGAAAGGATGGATCAGTGAGATGTATGGATACTCTTTTGGTGCTGCAGAA ATAGGACTTCGACACAAGATCAATGATAACTTGATGCTCTACCCGGGTTATATTCCCCAAGAGGGAATTGAGCCAGTTCTTCTTCATTATGGGCTTCCTTTTAGTGTCGGGAATTGGTCATTTAATAAACTGGCTCACCATGATGATGGAATTGTTTATGAATGTAACCGGCTCTTTCCAGAACCTCCTTATCCGAAAGAG TTATTACAGTTGGAACTTGACGCTAACCGAAGGCGAGGTCTATTTATAAGTATAGAGTGCATAAACACTATAAACGAAGGTCTTGTATTACTCCACGGAGCAAACGGTTGTCCAAAGCCAGCATGGTCGAAATACTTGAGCTTTTTAAAAAGCAAATCTTTTGCCGAACTAACTAAGCCAAAATATGTGACTCCTGCTACTTTAAAAATGATGGATGAACAAATCGTCAAAGCACCCGTTGATCACGATGATGGAAAGCCGCATCCCAAAATCCATACACTTTTTTCCACGGAATGCACAAAGTACTTCGATTGGCAAACTGTAGGATTTATGCACAGTTTTCGTTTGAGTGGACAGCCTGGAAATGTAACCAGACTACTTAGCTGCTCCGATGAGGATTTGAGGAATTATAAAGGCCATGATCTGGCTCCTACTCATTATGTTCCTTCCATGAATCGTCATCCATTAACAGGAGATTG GTATCCAGCAATTAATAAGCCAGCTGCTGTTCTTCATTGGCTTAATCATGTAAAAATCGATGCTGAGTACATAGTGATACTTGATGCTGATATGATCTTGAGAGGCCCAATCACACCGTGGGAATTCAAAGCTTCCCGTGGCCATCCTGTTTCAACTCCTTACGA CTACCTTATTGGCTGTGACAACGAACTTGCAAAATTACATACTAGCCATCCCGAGGCTTGCGACAAAGTTGGTGGTGTGATCATTATGCATATAGATGATCTCCGGAAATTCGCGATGCTATGGCTGCATAAAACTGAGGAGGTTCGAGCTGATAGAGCTCATTATGCAAGAAATATAACAGGAGACATATACGAATCTGGGTGGATCAGTGAGATGTATGGTTACTCGTTCGGTGCAGCCGAG TTGAAACTAAAGCATACTATAAGCAGTGAGATACTGATATACCCGGGATACGTTCCCGCACTGAATGTCAAATATCGAGTTTTTCATTACGGGTTGCGATTCAGTGTCGGGAACTGGAGTTTCGACAAAGCAGAATGGCGAGAGGTTGACATGGTCAACAGATGCTGGGCCAAATTCCCAGATCCACCAGATCCCTCAACTGTCGATCAAGCTAATAACGAGAATTTCCGACGAGACATGCTCAGCATAGAATGTGGAAAAACCCTTAACGAAGCACTCGAAATTCATCACAAGAAGAAGTGTCCTACTGCTGATTCGTTATTGATAACAAAAGGCGATGAGAAAACAGAAGAAAGTGGAACTTCAAGTGAAACCGGCAACACCGATGCAAGTATTGTTTCAAAAACTAATCTCGTCAGCTCGACAAACCATTCAGAGGAATTAGCAAGTGTTCAGAAAGATGAGATTCCGAGTTCTTTCAGGTTTTGGGTGGTGTTCTTATGGGCATTTTCTGGATTCGGTTTCTTAGTTGTAGTTTATGTAGTGTTTTCGGGTCATAGAAGAGGGAGAACAAGGATGAAACATCATAATAGAAGGAGAAGAAGCTCAAATTCAGCATTCATGGATATCAGTGGACGCGATCGGCACGGCCGTGATGTTGATTTATAA
- the LOC131624367 gene encoding pentatricopeptide repeat-containing protein At4g11690-like, whose protein sequence is MLLGFLLLCTVQNATYTYLYARGDSITDKRNMSPSHEALVLIQKMVKVPPEKAFSFFISSTCQSFQHTSQSVSFILNHLLSSGMQSQAQSVLVRIISGQISSSMFSTSGLMDQLTQTHFTSSSTCRLLYESIVNAYVHSQSPDEALHFLHQMIHMGHAPISNTFNNLLNLLIRSNCFAKAWLVFNELKNKVVLDVYSFGIMIKGCCEAGDLMKSFQLLAMMEVMGLSPNVVIYTTLIDGCCKNGDVHLAKKLFCKMERLDLVANQHTYSVLINGFFKQGLQKEGFQMYENMKQSGIVPNVYTYSCVIGEYCNDGNIDKAFNVFEEMREKGIACSIMTYNLLINGLCQTKKLGEAVKLVYRVSRIGLSPNIFTYNTLIKGYCDVGKIDTAVRLYNELKSNGLSPTVVTYNTLIAGYSKVGNLAGALNVVKEMEERNIPPTKVTYTILLNGFVRINHMEKAFEIHSLMGKSGLVSDVYTYGVLMHGLCMNGSMKEASKLFKSLDEVKLEPSSVMYDIMIHGYCKEGSSYRALRLIKEMIGKGMVPNVASFCSTIGLLCKDEKLKEAEIVLQHMVNLGLKPSISLYNMVHKDKSDALDVDLESVI, encoded by the coding sequence ATGCTGTTGGGGTTTCTTCTACTATGTACTGTGCAAAATGCAACATACACTTATTTATATGCCAGAGGTGACAGTATTACTGATAAGAGAAATATGTCTCCTTCTCACGAAGCTCTGGTTTTGATTCAGAAGATGGTGAAAGTTCCTCCAGAAAAAGCATTCTCATTCTTCATTTCCTCAACATGTCAAAGCTTTCAACACACCTCCCAATCCGTATCATTCATCTTAAATCATCTCCTCTCCTCTGGCATGCAATCCCAAGCTCAATCTGTACTTGTGCGCATAATTTCAGGTCAAATCTCTTCTTCTATGTTCTCCACCTCTGGACTTATGGACCAACTAACACAAACCCATTTCACCTCTAGTTCAACCTGCCGTCTTCTCTATGAATCAATTGTTAATGCTTATGTCCATTCTCAGTCACCTGATGAAGCCCTCCATTTCTTGCACCAGATGATTCACATGGGCCATGCTCCTATATCAAACACATTCAACAATCTTTTGAACTTACTTATCAGATCAAATTGTTTTGCCAAAGCATGGTTAGTCTTCAACGAGCTAAAGAACAAGGTTGTTCTAGATGTTTACAGTTTTGGAATCATGATCAAGGGTTGTTGCGAAGCCGGTGACCTGATGAAAAGTTTCCAGCTTCTTGCTATGATGGAAGTAATGGGTTTGTCTCCTAATGTTGTCATATACACTACATTAATTGATGGTTGTTGCAAGAACGGTGATGTTCATTTAGCAAAGAAGTTGTTTTGCAAGATGGAACGATTGGATTTAGTTGCCAATCAGCATACTTACAGCGTATTAATAAATGGGTTTTTCAAACAAGGCCTTCAAAAGGAAGGATTTCAAATGTATGAAAACATGAAGCAAAGTGGAATTGTGCCTAATGTTTATACTTACAGTTGCGTGATCGGTGAATACTGCAATGATGGGAACATAGATAAAGCTTTTAACGTGTTTGAAGAAATGCGTGAGAAAGGTATAGCATGTAGTATTATGACATACAACCTTCTGATAAACGGGTTGTGTCAAACGAAGAAGCTTGGAGAAGCAGTAAAGTTGGTGTATCGTGTTAGCCGTATTGGCCTAAGCCCTAACATATTTACATATAACACATTGATCAAAGGTTATTGTGATGTTGGAAAGATTGACACTGCTGTTAGATTATATAATGAATTGAAGTCAAATGGACTATCGCCAACGGTTGTGACATATAATACTCTGATCGCAGGATACTCGAAAGTTGGAAATTTAGCCGGAGCTCTTAATGTGGTCAAGGAAATGGAAGAGAGAAACATTCCTCCTACAAAAGTGACATATACAATTCTACTTAATGGGTTTGTGAGAATAAATCATATGGAAAAAGCATTTGAGATACATTCTTTAATGGGGAAATCTGGTTTGGTTTCAGATGTTTATACATATGGTGTACTAATGCATGGGTTGTGCATGAATGGTAGCATGAAAGAAGCATCTAAACTGTTTAAATCATTGGATGAAGTAAAGTTGGAACCAAGTAGTGTCATGTATGATATAATGATTCATGGTTATTGCAAAGAAGGAAGCTCTTATAGGGCTCTTAGGTTAATTAAAGAAATGATTGGCAAAGGAATGGTTCCAAATGTAGCAAGTTTTTGTTCAACCATAGGTCTTCTTTGCAAGGATGAAAAGTTGAAGGAAGCTGAGATTGTTTTACAACATATGGTAAATTTGGGACTAAAGCCATCAATTTCTTTGTACAATATGGTTCATAAAGACAAAAGTGATGCTTTGGATGTTGATCTTGAAAGTGTAATATAA